One window of the Dreissena polymorpha isolate Duluth1 chromosome 5, UMN_Dpol_1.0, whole genome shotgun sequence genome contains the following:
- the LOC127881621 gene encoding uncharacterized protein LOC127881621 isoform X5 produces MTAVSMWLRVALLVTVCTLSLELNPQTAEQLHTLQLRKELLRTELDTWLGTCKGSYSMKAIGVTKVAVSEVKVIRQGVCSTIANGTFERGKGRTSVVSSLQVENKSDDFVTNIAWTYSSNDATIPGRFVVALDFVDYPMYADLDRVCIVFNMTKSKPIENNVSLMFHLDCIPLVITSDVLMYVQILGILKGKFSDERCSRKRLDPSRKVCETIEGSDTMVIPISKSFHRGKICACFRERHGKPVLTWTHDPASRKFNISLTNIPPYLEGVEIEIVNSKNTMYYEILEKNDVFGTNSLMATSNNAYPAGNYSVVLIGNCPRESNYHFCSAWNEIYVKFPQYIVVEETVPPPQFSPASVVTIATVVGGVVVICLIAAVVFFYRKCCRKKAKIPSSELEPFSTELVEMPPSILNNTDGHMTGIEDQTGITETEMTEYEEGKRSEVIQRQPLLSDIQSTKYRDEKYDEYDKPQHERFDKTTFAEHHGTPFGCRTMSTYNHCQTHSIKHWEVNRSGVTHLLPLLRDIQRNQFRDETYDVVYHDGSENLGPPFGHRTIPTESTEYGYQTRAVKHLIGLLYRETDDDVFCAKKERLLHEMRRNGLVFGHVSQHYFAERASHSTENTNVVIIVSKGMNAMCSPLREQQQKWDHDNLPKTVLFNLRHAKVGEYVVHLVSLEHDRWEGERLLSEFRGLLVYPKQPEGRFIYDYNFHGNGFDFVRGMPFEDFINKLLT; encoded by the exons GCGATCGGTGTTACAAAGGTCGCAGTGTCAGAAGTCAAGGTTATACGACAAG gTGTATGCAGCACAATTGCTAATGGCACGTTCGAAAGAGGGAAGGGAAGGACAAGTGTCGTGAGCTCGCTGCAGGTGGAGAATAAATCAGACGACTTCGTCACAAACATCGCGTGGACGTACTCGTCCAATG ATGCGACCATTCCTGGCCGGTTCGTTGTTGCTTTGGATTTCGTAGATTACCCAATGTACGCTGACCTGGACAGAGTCTGCATCGTGTTCAACATGACCAAATCCAAACCGATTGAGAATAAT GTATCACTGATGTTCCATTTGGACTGCATTCCTCTAGTTATCACGTCGGACGTGCTGATGTACGTGCAGATCTTAGGTATTTTGAAGGGCAAGTTCTCCGATGAAAGGTGTTCCCGGAAACGTCTCGATCCCAGCCGCAAAGTCTGTGAGACTATCGAAGGCTCCGATACAATGGTTATACCAATCTCGAAAA GCTTTCACAGGGGGAAAATATGCGCGTGCTTCCGAGAGCGTCACGGGAAGCCCGTTCTGACCTGGACTCACGACCCGGCGAGTCGGAAGTTTAACATCAGCCTCACCAACATTCCTCCTTACCTCGAAGGGGTCGAAATTGAAATCGTGAACAGCAAAAACACCATGTATTATGAAATTCTGGAAAAG AATGATGTATTTGGTACGAACAGCCTCATGGCGACCTCTAACAATGCCTATCCAGCGGGGAACTACTCCGTCGTG TTGATCGGCAACTGTCCTAGGGAGTCAAATTACCACTTCTGTTCTGCGTGGAATGAGATCTACGTCAAATTCCCACAGTACATCGTAG TGGAGGAGACAGTGCCCCCTCCTCAGTTTTCCCCAGCTTCTGTAGTAACCATAGCAACGGTGGTAGGTGGTGTCGTCGTGATATGCCTCATCGCCGCCGTGGTTTTCTTCTACCGTAAATGCTGCCGTAAGAAAGCCAAAATTCCTTCTAGTGAGCTTGAGCCATTCAGCACAG AACTCGTAGAGATGCCGCCTTCCATTTTGAACAACACGGACGGGCACATGACTGGAATAGAAGACCAAACAGGCATCACTGAAACGGAAATGACCGAGTATGAGGAGGGTAAGAGGTCAGAGGTGATCCAACGTCAGCCACTACTGAGCGATATTCAAAGCACTAAATATAGAGACGAAAAATATGATGAATACGATAAACCACAACACGAAAGATTTGATAAAACGACGTTTGCAGAACATCATGGCACTCCTTTTGGATGCAGAACAATGTCAACATATAACCATTGTCAGACACATTCCATCAAGCATTGGGAGGTCAATAGGTCAGGGGTTACTCATCTTCTACCGCTACTGAGAGATATTCAACGCAATCAATTTAGAGACGAAACATATGATGTTGTTTATCACGATGGATCTGAAAATCTTGGCCCTCCGTTTGGACACAGAACAATTCCAACAGAGTCAACCGAGTACGGTTATCAGACACGTGCCGTTAAGCACTTGATCGGGCTATTGTACCGCGAAACTGATGATGACGTGTTCTGTGCAAAGAAAGAGAGACTCTTGCACGAGATGCGGCGGAATGGTTTGGTGTTTGGTCACGTTTCCCAGCATTATTTTGCTGAACGAGCATCGCACTCAACGGAGAACACTAACGTAGTGATAATCGTGTCCAAAGGAATGAACGCAATGTGCTCCCCTTTGCGAGAACAACAACAGAAATGGGACCATGATAATTTGCCGAAAACTGTGTTATTTAACTTGCGGCATGCAAAAGTGGGGGAATACGTCGTTCATTTAGTCTCACTGGAACATGATCGTTGGGAGGGCGAGAGACTGCTGTCAGAGTTCAGGGGCCTCCTCGTGTACCCTAAACAGCCCGAGGGTCGTTTCATATATGATTACAATTTTCATGGCAACGGATTTGATTTTGTCAGAGGAATGCCTTTTGAGGATTTTATTAATAAACTGTTAACATAA
- the LOC127881621 gene encoding uncharacterized protein LOC127881621 isoform X3: MYVYTAMTAVSMWLRVALLVTVCTLSLELNPQTAEQLHTLQLRKELLRTELDTWLGTCKGSYSMKAIGVTKVAVSEVKVIRQGVCSTIANGTFERGKGRTSVVSSLQVENKSDDFVTNIAWTYSSNDATIPGRFVVALDFVDYPMYADLDRVCIVFNMTKSKPIENNVSLMFHLDCIPLVITSDVLMYVQILGILKGKFSDERCSRKRLDPSRKVCETIEGSDTMVIPISKSFHRGKICACFRERHGKPVLTWTHDPASRKFNISLTNIPPYLEGVEIEIVNSKNTMYYEILEKNDVFGTNSLMATSNNAYPAGNYSVVLIGNCPRESNYHFCSAWNEIYVKFPQYIVVEETVPPPQFSPASVVTIATVVGGVVVICLIAAVVFFYRKCCRKKAKIPSSELEPFSTELVEMPPSILNNTDGHMTGIEDQTGITETEMTEYEEGKRSEVIQRQPLLSDIQSTKYRDEKYDEYDKPQHERFDKTTFAEHHGTPFGCRTMSTYNHCQTHSIKHWEVNRSGVTHLLPLLRDIQRNQFRDETYDVVYHDGSENLGPPFGHRTIPTESTEYGYQTRAVKHLIGLLYRETDDDVFCAKKERLLHEMRRNGLVFGHVSQHYFAERASHSTENTNVVIIVSKGMNAMCSPLREQQQKWDHDNLPKTVLFNLRHAKVGEYVVHLVSLEHDRWEGERLLSEFRGLLVYPKQPEGRFIYDYNFHGNGFDFVRGMPFEDFINKLLT, translated from the exons GCGATCGGTGTTACAAAGGTCGCAGTGTCAGAAGTCAAGGTTATACGACAAG gTGTATGCAGCACAATTGCTAATGGCACGTTCGAAAGAGGGAAGGGAAGGACAAGTGTCGTGAGCTCGCTGCAGGTGGAGAATAAATCAGACGACTTCGTCACAAACATCGCGTGGACGTACTCGTCCAATG ATGCGACCATTCCTGGCCGGTTCGTTGTTGCTTTGGATTTCGTAGATTACCCAATGTACGCTGACCTGGACAGAGTCTGCATCGTGTTCAACATGACCAAATCCAAACCGATTGAGAATAAT GTATCACTGATGTTCCATTTGGACTGCATTCCTCTAGTTATCACGTCGGACGTGCTGATGTACGTGCAGATCTTAGGTATTTTGAAGGGCAAGTTCTCCGATGAAAGGTGTTCCCGGAAACGTCTCGATCCCAGCCGCAAAGTCTGTGAGACTATCGAAGGCTCCGATACAATGGTTATACCAATCTCGAAAA GCTTTCACAGGGGGAAAATATGCGCGTGCTTCCGAGAGCGTCACGGGAAGCCCGTTCTGACCTGGACTCACGACCCGGCGAGTCGGAAGTTTAACATCAGCCTCACCAACATTCCTCCTTACCTCGAAGGGGTCGAAATTGAAATCGTGAACAGCAAAAACACCATGTATTATGAAATTCTGGAAAAG AATGATGTATTTGGTACGAACAGCCTCATGGCGACCTCTAACAATGCCTATCCAGCGGGGAACTACTCCGTCGTG TTGATCGGCAACTGTCCTAGGGAGTCAAATTACCACTTCTGTTCTGCGTGGAATGAGATCTACGTCAAATTCCCACAGTACATCGTAG TGGAGGAGACAGTGCCCCCTCCTCAGTTTTCCCCAGCTTCTGTAGTAACCATAGCAACGGTGGTAGGTGGTGTCGTCGTGATATGCCTCATCGCCGCCGTGGTTTTCTTCTACCGTAAATGCTGCCGTAAGAAAGCCAAAATTCCTTCTAGTGAGCTTGAGCCATTCAGCACAG AACTCGTAGAGATGCCGCCTTCCATTTTGAACAACACGGACGGGCACATGACTGGAATAGAAGACCAAACAGGCATCACTGAAACGGAAATGACCGAGTATGAGGAGGGTAAGAGGTCAGAGGTGATCCAACGTCAGCCACTACTGAGCGATATTCAAAGCACTAAATATAGAGACGAAAAATATGATGAATACGATAAACCACAACACGAAAGATTTGATAAAACGACGTTTGCAGAACATCATGGCACTCCTTTTGGATGCAGAACAATGTCAACATATAACCATTGTCAGACACATTCCATCAAGCATTGGGAGGTCAATAGGTCAGGGGTTACTCATCTTCTACCGCTACTGAGAGATATTCAACGCAATCAATTTAGAGACGAAACATATGATGTTGTTTATCACGATGGATCTGAAAATCTTGGCCCTCCGTTTGGACACAGAACAATTCCAACAGAGTCAACCGAGTACGGTTATCAGACACGTGCCGTTAAGCACTTGATCGGGCTATTGTACCGCGAAACTGATGATGACGTGTTCTGTGCAAAGAAAGAGAGACTCTTGCACGAGATGCGGCGGAATGGTTTGGTGTTTGGTCACGTTTCCCAGCATTATTTTGCTGAACGAGCATCGCACTCAACGGAGAACACTAACGTAGTGATAATCGTGTCCAAAGGAATGAACGCAATGTGCTCCCCTTTGCGAGAACAACAACAGAAATGGGACCATGATAATTTGCCGAAAACTGTGTTATTTAACTTGCGGCATGCAAAAGTGGGGGAATACGTCGTTCATTTAGTCTCACTGGAACATGATCGTTGGGAGGGCGAGAGACTGCTGTCAGAGTTCAGGGGCCTCCTCGTGTACCCTAAACAGCCCGAGGGTCGTTTCATATATGATTACAATTTTCATGGCAACGGATTTGATTTTGTCAGAGGAATGCCTTTTGAGGATTTTATTAATAAACTGTTAACATAA